One Staphylococcus ratti DNA segment encodes these proteins:
- a CDS encoding DUF3168 domain-containing protein produces MWVSVEPELTNQLYKRLKESPIINMFVGDRVFDVVQEDAVYPYIIVGESNVTNNESSASMRETVGIIFHVYSQFDTQYEAKLIISAIGHVLNRPIQIENYEFEYSRIDSQSVFPDIDRFTKHGTIRLLFKYRHIKKNEGV; encoded by the coding sequence ATGTGGGTATCAGTAGAACCCGAACTTACAAATCAATTATATAAGCGGTTAAAAGAGAGCCCTATTATCAATATGTTTGTTGGCGATAGGGTTTTTGATGTTGTTCAAGAGGACGCTGTTTACCCATATATCATCGTGGGTGAATCAAACGTAACTAATAATGAATCGAGCGCTTCAATGCGAGAGACAGTCGGTATCATCTTTCATGTGTATTCGCAATTCGACACGCAGTACGAAGCGAAGTTGATTATTAGCGCGATTGGGCACGTCCTTAACCGTCCGATACAAATAGAAAATTATGAATTTGAATATAGCCGTATTGATAGTCAATCGGTATTTCCTGACATCGACAGGTTTACCAAACATGGCACGATACGGCTTCTGTTTAAGTACAGACACATTAAAAAGAACGAGGGAGTGTAA
- a CDS encoding HK97-gp10 family putative phage morphogenesis protein yields MAKVKYGANSIVADLEKYSKDIDKWVKKGIAKTTMKIYNTAVALAPVDQGFLKESIDFRFENGGLTGVVNVGASYSLYVEYGTGIYATKGSRAKKIPWSYKDPKTGQWITTKGQAPQPFWNPALDAGRKTFEAYFN; encoded by the coding sequence ATGGCAAAGGTTAAATATGGCGCTAACTCGATTGTTGCAGACCTTGAAAAGTATTCCAAAGACATAGATAAGTGGGTTAAAAAAGGTATAGCAAAGACCACGATGAAGATTTATAACACGGCAGTCGCACTTGCACCTGTTGACCAAGGTTTTTTGAAAGAAAGTATCGACTTTCGTTTTGAGAACGGCGGTTTAACGGGTGTTGTTAATGTAGGCGCGAGTTACAGTTTATACGTTGAATATGGTACTGGTATTTACGCCACAAAAGGCAGTCGTGCTAAAAAGATTCCGTGGAGTTACAAAGACCCTAAAACTGGGCAATGGATAACAACTAAAGGACAAGCACCTCAACCGTTTTGGAATCCTGCACTTGACGCAGGTAGAAAAACGTTTGAAGCGTACTTTAACTAG
- a CDS encoding phage head closure protein: MFDPYDEFPHTIRTGIIKKVGEYPIIKERFVSEKTIKGFMDTPTVSEQLKFHQMSEDCDRNLYIPYDLPISTNTLFEYEGRIYGMQGDVIDQGGQHEIKMIRLKKVPYGKG; encoded by the coding sequence ATGTTTGACCCTTACGACGAATTCCCCCACACAATTAGAACTGGAATTATAAAGAAAGTGGGCGAGTATCCTATTATTAAAGAGCGCTTTGTAAGCGAGAAAACAATTAAAGGATTTATGGACACGCCCACTGTTTCTGAACAACTTAAATTCCACCAAATGTCCGAGGACTGCGACAGAAACTTGTATATACCGTATGACTTGCCAATCTCTACTAATACTTTATTTGAATATGAGGGCAGAATCTACGGCATGCAAGGCGATGTTATCGACCAAGGCGGTCAACATGAAATAAAAATGATTCGACTTAAAAAGGTACCATATGGCAAAGGTTAA